From a region of the Zingiber officinale cultivar Zhangliang chromosome 10B, Zo_v1.1, whole genome shotgun sequence genome:
- the LOC122028940 gene encoding uncharacterized protein ycf23-like, which produces MMILFLQICVSSVDPLAFPSAVEAGAQMVEIGNYDSFYEMGIQFSPEQILKLTRETRRILPSITLSVTVPHMLSLPDQVKLAELLEQEGADIIQTEGGKYSSPSKPGVLGLIEKATPTLAAAYSISRAVQIPVMCSSGLSAVTAPMALTAGAAGVVCVLLLSNLIIICY; this is translated from the exons ATGATGATCTTGTTCTTGCAGATTTGTGTTTCCTCTGTGGACCCTTTGGCATTTCCttctgcagtggaagcaggtgcCCAAATG GTGGAAATTGGAAATTATGATTCTTTCTACGAGATGGGAATTCAGTTTTCCCCTGAACAG ATTCTAAAGCTCACTAGAGAAACTAGAAGGATTCTTCCATCCATTACACTGTCTGTAACCGTGCCACACATGCTTAGTCTCCCTGATCAG GTGAAGCTAGCAGAGTTGCTGGAACAGGAAGGTGCTGATATAATCCAAACTGAAGGAGGGAAATACTCAAGTCCATCAAAACCTGGTGTCCTTGGTTTGATCGAGAAG GCCACACCAACGCTAGCAGCTGCATACTCCATTTCCCGAGCAGTTCAGATTCCAGTTATGTGCTCATCTGGATTAAGCGCTGTCACTGCACCTATGGCTTTAACAGCAGGAGCAGCTGGTGTGGTATGCGTTCTTTTGctttctaatctaatcattatctgctactag